In Clostridium sp., one DNA window encodes the following:
- a CDS encoding shikimate kinase, giving the protein MENTGKNIVLIGMPGSGKTLIGSKISLKLNKKFVDLDEYIENKEGCPVTEIFEKGENYFRLLESRAAEEVSAEDNIIISTGGGIIKNFVNIINLKKKGVIIFIDRPIQNIIGDVNIESRPLLKDGVDALKKIYRERYDIYKKYCDFKVNNTGSIDETVDAIIMIFNRAGDINE; this is encoded by the coding sequence ATGGAGAACACAGGCAAAAATATAGTGCTTATAGGTATGCCGGGCAGTGGTAAAACCTTGATTGGCAGTAAAATATCCCTCAAACTCAATAAAAAATTTGTGGATCTGGATGAATATATTGAAAACAAAGAAGGATGTCCAGTTACAGAAATTTTTGAGAAGGGAGAAAATTATTTTAGACTGCTTGAGTCACGTGCAGCAGAAGAAGTCAGTGCCGAAGACAACATTATAATATCAACTGGTGGAGGTATTATAAAAAATTTTGTCAATATAATTAATTTAAAGAAAAAAGGGGTTATAATTTTTATAGATAGACCTATTCAAAATATAATAGGTGATGTGAATATAGAGAGCAGACCTCTTTTAAAAGATGGTGTTGATGCATTAAAAAAAATTTACAGGGAAAGATATGACATCTATAAAAAATACTGCGATTTTAAGGTAAATAATACAGGAAGTATTGATGAGACAGTTGATGCTATAATCATGATTTTTAACAGGGCAGGTGATATTAATGAATAA
- a CDS encoding metal-sensing transcriptional repressor: MNEDKKKAIQALKTSKGQIDGIIKMIEEGRYCIDISNQIIAAQALLKRANLMILRQHLDNCVKDAFLNNKGEEKVDEIMNLLKKLLD, from the coding sequence ATGAACGAAGATAAAAAGAAAGCAATACAGGCATTGAAAACGTCAAAGGGTCAGATTGATGGAATCATCAAAATGATAGAAGAAGGGAGATACTGCATAGATATATCAAACCAGATAATAGCCGCACAAGCACTTTTAAAAAGGGCAAATTTAATGATACTCAGGCAGCACCTTGATAACTGCGTAAAAGATGCCTTTTTAAACAACAAGGGAGAAGAAAAAGTCGATGAAATAATGAATTTACTGAAAAAACTTTTGGACTGA
- the aroE gene encoding shikimate dehydrogenase: MNGFYGLIGEKLGHSFSPLINSMVLKKIGLEGNYNLFEVERPNIEKALEGLKVLGCRGSNVTIPYKVEVMKYLDEISEEAENIGAVNTIKFCNDTLRGYNTDYYGFGMTLKKYGIGVKGKNVVILGIGGASRAVERYILDNGAADIVYVSRNPAKNIGRGFEIISYDELKNIKDSDIIINCTPCGMYPNVNNCPVDNEILGRFGAAVDLIYNPENTLFLKNGKEMGLKTVNGLYMLIAQNAASQRIWHDMDISLEIVDRVYDEFGKLDI; the protein is encoded by the coding sequence ATGAATGGTTTTTACGGATTGATAGGAGAAAAGCTGGGACACAGTTTTTCTCCTTTGATAAACAGCATGGTGCTTAAAAAAATAGGCTTGGAAGGAAATTACAACCTGTTTGAAGTTGAAAGGCCAAATATAGAAAAGGCTTTAGAAGGATTGAAGGTTTTGGGATGCAGGGGAAGCAACGTGACTATACCCTACAAGGTTGAGGTCATGAAATATCTGGATGAAATATCGGAGGAAGCTGAGAATATAGGTGCAGTAAATACCATAAAGTTCTGCAATGATACATTGAGAGGTTATAATACCGACTATTATGGTTTTGGAATGACCTTGAAAAAGTATGGAATAGGTGTCAAGGGCAAAAATGTGGTTATACTTGGAATTGGAGGAGCTTCCAGGGCTGTTGAAAGATATATTCTGGACAATGGTGCTGCGGACATAGTATATGTAAGCAGGAATCCAGCAAAGAATATAGGACGTGGATTTGAAATCATATCCTACGATGAACTCAAAAATATAAAAGACAGCGATATTATAATAAATTGTACACCCTGTGGAATGTATCCGAATGTAAACAACTGTCCTGTGGACAACGAAATTCTCGGTAGATTCGGTGCTGCTGTTGATTTGATATACAATCCTGAAAATACTTTGTTTCTCAAAAATGGAAAAGAGATGGGATTGAAGACAGTAAATGGCCTATATATGCTGATAGCACAGAATGCAGCGTCACAGAGAATCTGGCATGATATGGACATATCTTTGGAAATTGTAGATCGAGTGTATGATGAATTTGGAAAGCTGGATATATAG
- the aroD gene encoding type I 3-dehydroquinate dehydratase, with protein MNKIINVRNTIIGEGMPKICVPMVGKSVNELMNEAELLKSIDFDIIEWRVDFFESVKKINEVEGTLRKIRDILPEIPMIFTFRSIDEGGQIEASKEFYVELNEKIIRTGLVDIIDIELFNDEDDIRKLIHTAHMNSVFVIISNHDLKKTPSKEEIIYRLCREQKLGGDIIKIAVMPNCTRDIINLLDASQIVKEKYARAPVVTMSMGGKGVITRLSGEIFGSDITFAAVKKASAPGQIYIEDVRKTIQLLHNNLN; from the coding sequence ATGAATAAAATCATCAATGTCAGGAATACAATAATAGGAGAAGGTATGCCTAAAATCTGTGTACCCATGGTAGGAAAAAGTGTGAATGAACTCATGAATGAAGCAGAACTTCTAAAAAGTATTGATTTTGATATCATTGAGTGGCGGGTGGATTTTTTTGAGAGTGTAAAGAAAATAAACGAAGTGGAAGGTACACTCCGCAAAATTAGAGATATACTTCCTGAGATACCTATGATTTTTACATTTCGGAGTATAGATGAAGGCGGACAGATAGAAGCAAGTAAAGAATTTTATGTGGAGCTTAACGAAAAAATTATTCGAACAGGACTCGTAGATATTATTGATATCGAGCTTTTTAATGACGAAGATGATATAAGAAAGTTAATTCATACAGCCCATATGAATTCTGTATTTGTTATTATTTCCAATCATGATTTAAAAAAAACACCGTCAAAAGAGGAGATAATATATCGTCTTTGCAGAGAACAGAAGCTTGGTGGAGATATTATTAAAATTGCAGTAATGCCAAATTGTACTAGAGATATAATTAATTTGCTGGATGCTTCACAAATTGTAAAAGAAAAATATGCCAGGGCGCCTGTTGTAACCATGTCAATGGGTGGGAAAGGTGTTATAACCAGATTGTCAGGTGAGATCTTCGGGTCGGATATTACATTTGCAGCTGTAAAAAAAGCTTCTGCACCCGGACAGATTTATATAGAAGATGTGCGTAAAACAATCCAATTGCTGCATAATAATCTAAATTAG
- a CDS encoding L,D-transpeptidase family protein encodes MKKRDGVYPFLFLVFGIILITLISGLSIKSYVRNSQDKSKVSVNSNNQYNNKIFFIKPAYDPKDTSVKIFKEKRILELYGDNKLVGRFKISLGRQVSGAKEREGDNRTPEGSYYVCYINANSKYKYFFGISYPNIEDAQNGLNKNVIDEITYNKIKMAIDEGRTPPWHTPLGGEIGIHGGGTQSDWTYGCIAMSDKDIDIVKDYIKLKTEIYIYR; translated from the coding sequence GTGAAAAAAAGGGACGGAGTTTATCCATTTTTATTTTTGGTATTTGGAATAATACTGATTACACTGATTTCAGGATTGTCAATAAAAAGCTATGTCAGAAACAGCCAGGATAAAAGTAAGGTTTCCGTGAATTCAAATAATCAGTACAACAATAAAATATTCTTTATCAAACCGGCTTATGATCCAAAGGATACGTCTGTAAAGATATTCAAGGAAAAAAGAATCCTGGAGCTGTATGGTGACAATAAATTGGTTGGAAGATTTAAGATAAGTCTTGGAAGACAGGTCAGCGGGGCAAAGGAAAGAGAAGGAGACAACAGGACTCCTGAGGGAAGCTATTATGTATGTTATATAAATGCAAACAGCAAATATAAATATTTTTTCGGAATAAGCTATCCAAATATAGAGGATGCCCAAAATGGATTGAACAAAAATGTCATAGATGAAATTACCTACAATAAAATCAAGATGGCAATTGATGAAGGCAGAACACCTCCTTGGCATACACCTCTTGGAGGCGAAATCGGAATTCATGGAGGAGGTACGCAGTCTGACTGGACTTATGGATGTATTGCTATGTCAGATAAAGATATAGATATAGTAAAAGATTATATAAAATTAAAGACAGAAATATATATCTATAGATAA
- a CDS encoding coiled-coil domain-containing protein, producing MKRIKSIIIELAVIVVIFSIVTLADLVDIQIKNSSQHLKNIQDMESVIDQNRKQIHELENDIMKINKQISTLKKDIDNSSDDRDKLNARIIEYNNKLKQRNEKLKIYNEKVNEYSRDYNSYKNSQGIINGIKYFFK from the coding sequence ATGAAAAGAATAAAAAGTATTATAATTGAATTGGCAGTTATAGTTGTTATATTTTCTATTGTCACTCTTGCCGATTTAGTTGATATCCAAATAAAGAATTCATCGCAGCATTTAAAAAATATACAGGACATGGAATCTGTGATAGACCAGAATAGAAAACAGATACATGAACTGGAGAATGATATAATGAAAATAAACAAGCAGATTTCAACTTTGAAAAAGGATATTGATAATTCTTCAGATGACAGAGACAAATTAAATGCCAGGATCATTGAATACAATAATAAATTGAAACAGCGCAATGAAAAACTGAAAATCTACAATGAAAAGGTCAATGAATACTCCAGGGATTATAACAGCTATAAAAACAGTCAGGGTATTATAAACGGAATCAAATATTTTTTTAAATAG